One Nothobranchius furzeri strain GRZ-AD chromosome 7, NfurGRZ-RIMD1, whole genome shotgun sequence genomic window, ctgccaaaACCAAAAACCCGCAATGCTGTATGAAACGAGATGGCGCTAAACACTAGTCAtcatttctaggtccaaacgtcttttgttgactGTGACTTCACATAGTGTTTttccttttgggactctggtagtttgaccTAAAGTTAACGTGGTAGCAGCTGGCCGTTTCTCCTcgagtgtaatgaatggaggacccagggatggGCGGCACATTTGCGAGACTGACAATCGGATGCATTACTGGCAATgtgttttagacaaatgcgagaaaaaCACTCTTATTTTGTGTGGAATCCTTGGAAGCAAGCATTGCGCATTCCTGTATTCTGGAGGTCTGGCATGAAGGGgataactgaaaaaaaaaaaagggggggggggttgatctTTGAATTGTTTTCAAAAAGTAGCTTGCCTGAACTCCTATCCTAGCTTTAATGTATTAAAAGATGGGCTAATTAGCTTAGCAGTAGCTAAGATCAAACAGCAAGTTTTCACATGTAGGTTGAAATAAGCAACATATTATATAGTTAAATACAGCTCATGATCCTGCAGGTCAAAGGGCAAAAAGGTCATAAGGCCTCCTCCTCTGGGCTCCTCTACAGACACCAGCTTTGTGCCGCATCCTTTTGTCAATAATTTCTCATTATTAGCAGTGTTTGGAGAAACTAGAAAACCACACGAAAGTTGTGCGACTtccttcctttgttctaaattctCTTTATCTTTGGTTTCTATAATTTCACAGAAATGCCTTTAAATGTTCCAATGAGCCTGGACTAAATATTTGTCCTTTCAGCCTTCTTGATGAAAAATCCATTTCATTCttgggggctcatccgggatcgTTGATTTTTGGGGCTTTTCACAAATTttcctcctcccccccccccccttctttgtTTTCTGTGCATCCTACCATGTTTAAAATGGAGGTCAAACTGGACACTGTTGTTGCTCGTCCTATCCTTTAACAGTTTGACTGTTGCAAAAAGCAGAAACTGTTATTTATTCACTAAAGAAACCAAATCACAATGCAGCCTCACAGCCCTTAAATAAAAAGACCCTGTACTGTTTGAGGAAGGTAAGCATTATTCTGACACCTTCCTTCAGCCATGTTATGGGCACACGAATGGACAAAAATGCAACCAGTCCAGTTCTGATGAAATGACACGCCCCTCTTTAATAAGTTCCTGGTTCTTCTAACCTGTTGATGAGTTTCTAAAAGCCTGCTCTGTCATTCTGTATTCAGATAAAAACAAACTGAACTTTTCAGCTGCTCAGTTTTGTAACCATACACCAAAGCCTGAGGTGTACTTCTTCCTGCTTCCTATTTTTATCCACAGCAAAGCTACACGCCTTCTTACAATAGCACTCAACAGAAAGAAAAATCAAGCCTCAACAGgaaacaacgcatttttaaatgcATAAACACTGTTTTGAACTTCAACCAAGCTAAGtaaaatgtatttcagagacaaaCAAAACGTCAACACTTTTCACATTATGCTGAGTCATGTCACCTTCAGATAGATGACTGCATCTGTGCCCACCCCCTCCATGGAGTAGAGTTTCAGATCCCCCTGGAAGTATCGGGCATAGAGCCGTGAAATGGGTAAACCGTATCCAAATCCAGCCTGAAAAGTAAAAGAACATTTTTATCACACGAGTGTGTGAGATAAGagtttttattctttttaatcAGCAGGGTAAACACTgatatttgtttttgttaaagCACGAACCAGCGGGACAGCTCCTGGCTCCAGGCTCGGCGTCGGGGCAGTGGAGTACATGTAGTTAAAAAGTCGGTCGATCTTCCTCAGAGGAACGCCTCCTCCTCGGTCACTGATCTTAAAAGGAAATATCTGGAAAGTTACAaaggacaagcagaggcgaaaaggtTCAAATAACGCTTCACTTGTTTGTTTACCTTAATTGAGAGATCCTCTTTCCCCAGAGTGACTCGTGCCTTTACAGGTGGAAGTCCCTCTGCGCTGTTCTCATGAAGCTCCACCGTCGCCCTCATGGAGTTCTGCAAACACCCACAGAGTTCAATCATTCATCTCCTTCTTACATTCcaattaattacatttaaaaatcggAGAACCGGTGGGTGCAAAAGCAGCTCCGCTCACCTTGAAGAGCTCAAACAACATGTGGAACAGATGGGAGGGCACGTACACCACCTGGATGGGCTTTTTTGGAGCCTTCACTGGAGGCAAGAGAGACAACTTAGCACCAAACACACATGCAGCAATTTGGGTGGAAAATTAAAGGAACTCTTACTGTTGAACTCCTCAATCTTGAGTTCGGGGGCAGCTAAGTAGTACTTCTCACACAACATCTTGGCAGTGTCATATGCATCTGATGGAAGAGCCAAAACGGGATGACTCAACAAAGTCGGAGACGCCGAAACTAAACAGTTTTAGTTCTGATCAGACTCAACAAAAAGCAGTCAGACATCTGAACAAAGACGTGTGAAAGGGGGCAGAGCATGTTGGTGGTTAGATCCCCGGCCCTTCAGGCAACAACACACTATGATCTGTCTGCATTTATGAGTGAGTGTAAAGAGAAGCTTGAAGGGAAAATTATGATAGGAATATATTCAACGAATGAAAGCAACTCACAAAGTGGGACGTCACAGTTTATCCTTACTGGTCATGATTTCCTTAGCTGGGTTACACGTGGGCCATGTGCACATGTAGCCGGGATTTTATAAAAGCCAATATCCTCCCACACCCATCTAGAAAATAAAATGGGTCCACACCACCTTGATTTCCGGAAAAACATCCAGTGCATTCCGGAGTTCATTCAGAAGCATGCCAaacctgtaggtggcagcagttcCCAAACTCTTCACCTGTGGTCTACATAGATCAGTAGCTGAGATTTTAAAAACAAGCTAGCGTAAACAGGTAGCACGAGATGTCGGCAGTGAGGATGCTGGCTATTTACGTCAACAAGCAAATCCCGACAACGGAGATTACGCTAATCTCCACTTTGGTCGGAGGTTTTGAAAGAATACTTTTAGGTGCCGTTTATCATCACTTTCCTGTGGATCACAGACCGAACCGTAGAAACAGATCATCGTTTTGTGGGATAACCCCCTCTGTGTGTACAGGGCCTCAGGTTGCTGTGACTTTCTAGGTTTTTGGCATGACAGAGTTAAAAACAACCTTAACATTTGGTCCGAGACTTGTTCAGGGTTGTTTTCACTAAACCTCAGATCAGACTCGTTTAAACTCCTGTCATTAGAGGGACTCAAGAGTCGGTAACTACAGGCTTCTCCGAGGAAAACACACCACTAGGATGCCAGTATTTTCAGGTTGCAGTGCTCTTGGCTCAGACCCAATCAGTCTGAACCCCAGCGCTGGAGCACCAATGAAATTTACCAACAAACTGGTCATGAACTGTGATTTAAAATAGAAAACACTTCGCTGATTTAGCTACTCTGCAGGGATGTGGTGATCCACGGTGCAGAAAGAGATCTACACCAACAGAGGAGTCACCAAAACTAAACCAGCTATAAAATCTTGAGAGTGAGTTTCAAACCCGCAATTATTCCTGAGCATTTCTGGAGTTAGAAAAAGGCACTAAGTCTCTGTATGCATCTCTGATCATGGAAACATTTGTGGGTAAATCTCAGCAGAAGTGCTCGTGGCCTACAGAAAATGTTAAtcccttaactcattcgctgccagcgtttttcaccgtttttacagtttttttatgagtcacagaacgttgcgcgctaggatgatgtagacgccaaaacaaccaaaacaaagcgaagactcacctcttacatcaggaagaatccgcgcgtttcgagcattatctgttctgtcataatccattgttgaattgtgatcggcagaagcttttccggttcgcgcctcacttttattacagcagcagcccaaaaagatctcctaacacatggattttctgcttcctgatcacgtgacgtgtgatgtacgcagatgaagatcggctttagagctgagatgtttgttctcacggtgcgggggctcgttccgatgcccacacagtaaaaaaaatgcaaatgaatgaGTTAATTTAAAAAGAGTAAAAATTGTTTTATGGCGATTTATTTAGCTCCAAAGTTAGCATAGTAGCACAAATCGGAGCATGTCGGAGTATGAGTCTACATGAACACCCCACTGGAGAGACAAAACCCATCACTCCAGAAAAACAATTAGGGGCCACGCAAAATCACTCCGAGGACCACAAATGGCCCCCGGGCCGCACTTTGGACATCCTTGATCTGAACCATTCCAACAACTTTTGGCTTATTGTACAAACCAAACATTAAATTTTACCCGCTTCTTCTTTATTTGTAAACTTTTTACCTTGAGGGACTCGGTTAACTGTTGCTAGCTTAGTTTCCATAGCAACAGATGTCTGCATGAACTTGTCTAATACTTGCTTAGTCATGGTGACGGCCGAGTTTTTCACATGCACGGACTCTGGATGTGCTACACATCTGGAAGGCATTTATAAAAGGCCCCCGTGAGGTAAACGGTGCATACAGCCCCTCCATGTGTGTCTTTGCTCACGCTTGGGAAACAGAAGAAAGAGGAAAGGGAAACTAGGATACAAATATCTGCTCATTATTTAATGGTGATTTTTGACACACGtggcttttttttttgtcatctctCAATCAAAATTCCTCAGGTGAAAAGGTAAATCATCTGGAAGTAGATAGCAGAAGTCCAGTAGCCTTTATTTTCCGACCCTGGATGACCGGAAAGTTCTGAAACTCACCGCTGACGACTTCAGCTACGCTGCAGGTGGGATCGATGCTGCCGATGTGTTTGGGGTGAGCCGGGTTGGTGTCGTTACCAAACAGGAGGGCTGAACGCACAGAAGTAAAACTTTCACCTTACAGAAACAGCTCAGAGCAAACGAAAGCCCGCGCGTTTGTGAGACTCACTGTGCTGGTTGATGAGCATGCGGAAAGAAATGCGGTTGGTGTAAAAGCGGTCGAGGAAATACTGGATGTTGCTGCTGCTGAACGGGTCGAAGCCAAACTTCTCTTTGTACTCGATGACCCCTTGAGCCATGGTGGGAACCACATCGTTGTGACGGTTCCGGATCTCAATCAGAATCTCCAGAAAACTACAAAAAAAGATGAAAGCATGTGGATCAGCGTCTGATCTGATGTTTGGAAAATGCTAGTGACGATGCATTTTTGTCATTTCCATGTATTGAATTGAGAAATTCTATCTATAAACTCTCaactcttgattcggaaaagggtagaatgccttctccgggtcagggatgaggccctgccccaagtggaggagtttaagtatctcggggtcttgttcacgagtgagggaaaactggggcgtgagatcgataggcagattggtgctgcgtctgcagtgatgcgggcgttgtaccggtctgtcgtggtgaagagagagctgagtcagaaggcgaagctctcgatttaccggtcgatctgcgttcctaccctcacccatgagctttgggtagtgaccgaaagaacgagattgcagatacaagcgaacggacggatggatggatggatggatgaaactcAATCTGCCGTTTCTTGCAGCAGGCTGAAcaattgtaaatggtaaatggcctgtatttgtagcgccttctagagtcctggaacccccaaggcgctttacaacacaatcagtcattcacccattcaaacacccattcacacactggtggggatgagctacaatgtagccacagctgccccggggcgcactgacagaagcgaggttgCCGATcaccggcgccaccggtccctctgaccaccaccagcaggcaacgtgggttaagtgtcttgcccaaggacacaacgaatgCAACAGATTGAgcggaacctgcaaccttccgattgcggggccagcacttaactcctgtgccaccgtcgcccaattctaggaagtactttaactttaactGTGGAGACAGGCCTATACAAATTCCTGTCTGCATTTCTCTGTTAATCAGACGGAGTATTGTTATGATACAAACATGGAGTTACCTGTGCAGGGACTAAGGGGATAAGCTGCAGCCTGTACAGCCAGTGAGCAACAGCTGGACATTCTGTCCCTACGCGCTCCTTTCATTAACTTTTATCATAAAGTCAatattcactcactcattcaGAGTGTGAGGGTCCTCTGGCTTCCTATTCTCATAATCCAGCAGCTCCACGAAGCTCTGCATGTACCTGATAAAGCACACAGAGAGCAAAGGTCACACAGGCTTCCCAACAACGCAGCCGATCATAAAAGTTATTGTCTGGAAGAAAGCCAAAGAAAACGCTCTCACCATTTCTGGACGAGTCTGATGGAGGGCTGACTCAGCAGGTTATCAGGCAGCAGGTTGACTTCCCTCATGGTGTTGGCCAGCCGCACCGGCAGCTCCTTACGCAGGAACATGTAGGACGTCTTCTCGCACGCATTCTCCCTCCCTTAAAGACAAAGACACGTTTTTAGAGTTTCCTAGATTTTTTTTAATACAAATAAATGTTGGGAAGTTAAAGGGGATCTGCAATCCAGGTTCtccagttaatcacctgctgcaTAAAACCCAACTCGATTCACGTCGACGCCATATTTGATTTCAAAAACGGCAATTTTCACAAAAAAGCGACAAGTTTGGAGGTATGCAACAAAGAAGAAAACAACTTGACTTGTGCTTTTTACGGACGTTcgatgaactgaaaaagctaactgctagcctacaAGCTACCAGCACAGTAAAGCCAAAAAGCAGGTAAAGATGTCCCACGACCGCTTATCTAAATCATCAAAGTTGTTTAGTGCAGTTTCTGGCCAGAAGAGGGCATCAGAGTGTAAAGTTTCTGACTCACGAACCACCGAAATCAGTTTAAAAAAATATCTTGTTAAAAGttgtttagtgttgctttaaagccAGTTTAgcgagaacaagctaggttttgaacacaaacatggtcacgAAACACTCAACCCTCTCCTCAGGTATATTTCACGAGACGCTTCTGCCGGAAACCCGCATTTCAAAACTATACGAGAGAGATAAACACCAGTTGCTGTGTTCTAGCTCCAAACGTGTTTTAgtgtccgtgacttcagatggtggTTTTTTTggggggactctggtagtttttcCAAAAGTTAAagcggtagcagctggctgtttctccttctctgatattactgagcggaAAACCTCACACCAGCGAtgttctgttgctgaatacatgagcgcgtaatgagtggaggaccctggGAAGTGCTGTGGTTcggcgagaccgacaaccagatggtccaatagttgctttcggtccAAAATACGTTATGGGTGAaactttttagacaaatgtgagaaaaccactttattaatttcttcttttttttaatctctacaatatatttgtttgtgtttatgtttattcatttagcagacgcttttatccaaagcgacttacatttcataacctatagggcatgttgtgatctgtgggggaaaccggagtacccggaggaaacccgcgcatgcatggggagaacacgcaactccacgcagaaaggctgcagagtttcgaacctgcagccttcatgctgcgaggcaacagtgctaaccactgcgccaccatgcagcccatgctaTATTTATAGCTACTGTgtcagaacattgttaagaggcatgaaaaactatgttttaagctaatttgtttatcAAATTAACCATCGCAGCTTTAATATCACTCAGATTGTGAAACATGCAGCAAGTCCCACATGCATGTTGGCTTGCAAACGCATGAAAAGCACAAAACCAAACTGAGTTTGCTTTTGAAATtacaaaattcaattcaattcaattcaagtttatttataaagcgccaaaccacgacaagagtcgtctcaaggcacttcacataataaacattccaatccaggtcagttcattaagccaatcagaaataatgtttcctatataaggaacccagcaaattgcatcaagtcactgactagtgtcagtgactttacagcaatcctcgtactaagcaagcataaagtgacagtgtgaggaaaactcccttttaacaggaagaaacctccagagaatcctggctcagtataagcagccatcctccacgactcacaaaAGTAATGAATATCACCCAACCACAAAATGTGTGACGCAGTCTAGCttgaaaagataaataaataacccaAAGTCACTAATAAACACAAAAAATCATGTTCAAGTAAACTAAGTCAGGAAGACAGAACAAAGGTTGGATTTCATGAGCCTCACTGCTTCAGGGGAGAAGGTGTTTCTCCATCTGGACTTTGAGGCTGCCCAAGCTTCTGCCTGAGGGAAAGAGGGTGAATAGTTCATCTGAGCAGCTCCCATAGAAGACTGTTGTGGAAAATGTCAGGACACTGTCCACCACACAGCGATCCAAAGAAGTTTTAAAGCTCCCCGTCTGTCTGTAGCTGTAATTAATGTCAGACAAGAGCTTCAACAGATGCTGAAGTCCACATTAGGAAGTCAAAGCTCGTAAGAGAGAAACTACATTAGATCAATAATGAGACTCTTGCTTAAGATTTAAGTGGAACAGATGATTTATGTGGTGAAATTTCCCCGCTTTAGACCATTCAGTTGATGGGTGTCAGTATCTATCCTGACTGTGTTGGTACGTGACTTCAAGAGGCTAATGGGGTTAGAAATGTAACGACCCAGCAGGATTAAAGGGAGATTGCCACCGCTAGGCTAAAGGTTTACCCTGCATCAGCAAAAATGAAAGGAAACAAAAGAGATAAAAAACAAACAGACTTGGAATGGCACATCCTGTTTTCATGTCATGACTTGCCCGGGACCTGACTGAGAATGACTCGAGTAAAAATTACATTTCATTTATTCCCACCAGTCAGCCGTTTAGCCCCTGAACCTTCTTGATCCACAGTCTCACACACTTTCTGCTGCTCACATCCGATCCACAGCTGCAAGAACAAATTATGTAAGAGTGTGTCATCAGATGGATTAGAAAAAAGGCTGGAGAACAGTGGAGACACGGGCACTAACTTCACTCTTGTGTTTTGAGTCAACCACACTTGGTTTTCTCTGAAATTAAAACCTCAAGTTGATGTTAAAGGGGatgttttcttaagttataatagttctatggttgattAAAATAGACTTTTGTGAAGTTCTTTGTACAAAATACCTCTCAAATAAAGCAATTTGAGCAGATTTATTTGAGacatttcagtaccttccagaataagccatttcagggctctgccactttaagaaagcaagctggagctggccaagcttccccccacccccccacccctcagGTTGCTATTATCTGAGAAGTTCCAAAGCAGGCTCGGAGAGGAGTCTGCTCATCCaggagcagctctctcttgcatgtaAGAGGTGGCTCTATtcacagctccaccagtaactttaggcccatttctaagctaccttttatcagcaaagtacttgagaaggttgttgaaacccaactcagatcctggttttctaagtcaaagatctctgaccccttccagtctggctgtctgaagcagcactcaaccgagactgctctagtaagggtgcataatgacctcctgatggctgctgatgcagggaaatgctctgtcatggtcctgcttgacctcagtgcagcttttgacactgtagaccacaacgtactactaaacaggttaaatgccctggctgggatttcaggttctgctctagactggctctcttcctatctcactaacagaacattcacagtgaagtccgaaaccttctcttcagatactgcctctctaaaatgcggggtcccacaaggttcagttctagggcctctactattcgcattctatattcttcccctagctggcatcattcagtctttcccagacatctcccaccacatctacgctgatgatattcagctctatatgtcctttatgccacaccagttggacaggctggccacacttgtactctgcctgatccagatcagtaactggctgtccagcaactttcttgtcttaaatgctaacaagacagagacgctGATCGCTGCagtcccggaacttcagccaaaaatcgagcaagaaattgcctctttttgcccatcagccaaggccaacattagaaacctaggagttatttttgatccagctttaagtttagactcacacgtcaaaaccatctcccgctcttgtttctttcaactgagaaacatttcaaaagtccgtaaactggtttccacCGCAGATCTGGgaaaaataatccatgcctttgtgtcatcacgcttagactactgtaacgctctttttactggtctcagcaaaacctccctctcacgccttcaagccatccaaaatgcagcagccagactccgaaccaaatccagcagacgagctcacatctctccagttttacagtccctccactggctcccggtagaatatagaatacagtttaaagttttagtcctgacc contains:
- the pdk3a gene encoding pyruvate dehydrogenase (acetyl-transferring) kinase isozyme 3, mitochondrial, with the translated sequence MRIFLSLLKNTNPKIEYYSRFSPSPLSIKQFLDFGRENACEKTSYMFLRKELPVRLANTMREVNLLPDNLLSQPSIRLVQKWYMQSFVELLDYENRKPEDPHTLNDFLEILIEIRNRHNDVVPTMAQGVIEYKEKFGFDPFSSSNIQYFLDRFYTNRISFRMLINQHTLLFGNDTNPAHPKHIGSIDPTCSVAEVVSDAYDTAKMLCEKYYLAAPELKIEEFNMKAPKKPIQVVYVPSHLFHMLFELFKNSMRATVELHENSAEGLPPVKARVTLGKEDLSIKISDRGGGVPLRKIDRLFNYMYSTAPTPSLEPGAVPLAGFGYGLPISRLYARYFQGDLKLYSMEGVGTDAVIYLKALSSESFERLPVFNKSAWRHYKTSPEADDWSNPSKEPRDATSSDVTRRTECWKASMSCRFSMFQACL